The window ACGGCAGTACTCTGTCACGGCCGCGGCGCCCGACCGTTGCGCGTGAGGGCGGGCGGCTTCCCCCACGGATCGAGAACGGAGTCGCGGTACCTCAACGGCAGCGCCTGGCTCCTTCCCCGCTTCGACCGCACGATCGGGGCCGTCTCCTCCTCGTAGAGATCGAGCGGGATCCACCACTCCTCTGCATCTCTCCGCTTCTTCGCCCCGGCGCCGCCAGCTGGCCGCCTCGTCCTGCTAGGCGGCGAGTGCGATGCCTCCGCCGTCGACGCCGTCACTGCCGCAGGTTGGACCTTCTCTGCTCCTGGCATGTCATCCTCAAAGGCGTCGCCGGACACCTGCCTGACTGCCTCCAGTAGCAAGTCCAAGCAACCATCGCTGCCGCGCCCTCTTCCTCTGCTGCTGGTGCTGCTGGTAGTGGTGACGGTGGTCGTCGTAACCGTGGTGGTCCCCGCTTCCGCTCCTTCCGTTCCCTTCGTTCCTTCTTGTTCTGCGAAGACCTCCGCCTTGGCGTCGCCTTCTGCAATCTCCTCATGGCTCTCTCCGCCGTGCTCCCCTTCCGGATCGCATTCGCCCTCCGAGCTCTTTGCTACAGTCAAAGCATCACCGACGCAGGCGACGGACACCGCTGGCGACAACGAGTGCTGAGACTCTGCAGCCGCCGGGACAGTTTCGGAGGTCTTCCCTGCGGTGTGCACGTCGCCGCCGGACTCCACCGGCCAAGAAGTATCCACAACGACGCCGTCGGCCGGGGGGCCATCTCCCGCGGCAGACCCTCCTCCGATCTCGTGCGGAGGGCCCAGCCTGAGCCTCAAATCGACGCCGAAGCCCGAATCTTCCTCAGGCGTCTTCCTCCCACCCGCCGCCTCAGGATCGCCATCGCCGTGGTGGGCGGCTTCGGGCTCAGGATGGGGAGGAGGGGAAACGGAGATGATGGCTATGATCTTGGCCAAGCCGACTTGGGCTTTGGAGGCGCCGAATCGAGACAAAGCGGCGGCGTGGAGTCGCCCGTACGCTCGGCCGTTGACAGGAAGCGACGGAGCCATCAACGAAAGTCGAAGCTTCTCTACATCTCGACCTCTGCCTCCACTTCGCTCCACCTTGTCCTCCTCGAAATCATTACGAAGAAAAATAGGCAATTATAAcattcataattataataaagaaTAAGGAAAAAAAAGGGTGGAAAGGGAACCAAACACGGAAGAGAGATGAGAAGCAACCGACGGAGATGCGACACAGCCAAAACTTACGCACGAGCGAGCAGCAGCGAATACTTTGGTTATTATTTTGGGGTATAGAACAGTCGAAAAGGGAATAATACTGCATATTAATGTTCTCCTTATGCCTAAACGTTGTTTTCCTGAACAAAACACTTCACCCTTTCGAAAGATGGGATAATTCCTAATCGGTTTGTCGCAGAAACATTGTTAATAAGTCAGTGATACCTCATGACGACGACGATCCCAATAAATATTGCGTTGTTGGTGACACTCGTGAGGTATCGTCGTCGAGTTCTCATTCCTATGACCATATGAAGAACTCCATTATCAGCCATcatcatatattataatattccACCATGTATCATTTTCTTTTAACACAAACCTTTCATTGAAATCAAGAGGATGGGATGAGCTGCAGGTCTCATCCACCGTAAGAAAAAGCAGGTTTGTGAGTTTTGCATGAGTAAGAAATATGAGACGACTGGATCTTGCTCATCAGGATGTAGATGTCAGGAATAATGGCTCAAAGGTACAATGGGGCAGAAGAAGACTACAAGCCTTTGATATGGTTGACAAGCGAAAGGGAGTCGATATGTATCAGGAGGTTTCTTCCTTGCATGGAATCAGCTTGCTTAAGTCTGTCAAAGACAGCCAATCCTTCCGTCACAGCAGGATTGTGAGCCAAGCAAGTGTAGAAGGTAAGTCAGGAGCGAAAAACGAGCCATTACAGTATAAAATGAGATCAAAATTGTCCATCTCTGACTTAGTTTTGGTAGGAATTAAATCTTTAGGGCCTTCAGACATTGGGgtatatatatatgcttcattATATAGCGCTGAAGCCTTGGAAATTAGGGAAGAGTAAGAGATAAGCCTATAGATCCATCTTTCATACAACCCAAGTGTCCAAAAAACTTAGAAGTGCACACTAGATTTAGCTTGGAGAAGAGACCACCAGAATAGAGCCAATAGGCACTCAAAGAGAAGTGTCTTGAAGAGTCCCAAAAAAAGATGATAGACATATCAACAATCAACTTGGTTATACAATATATGAACAAAGAAGACAGAGGTAGAAAGATATTCCAGTAAAATTTTCACAAAAAGAGTTCAATTTTAGGTGCATAAGAAGTTGTCATATCGTATTCCAATCCCGTTAGACCTTTTCTCTAGTATCATAATTGATCAAGTGCATtcgagagaaaaaaaagagaaacaatTCCAAAAAACTTTTTGGGCTACTGCTTCAAtatagaataaaaaatattataattgaataagagatTAGTGAGAATAATATTTACGATGGAATTAAAAAGACTGACTTGCCGATTTGAGAGATAAGGACTTTATATCAACCTTCAATTTGAACAAAATCTTATCCACTGAAATACTTTGATAATGACCGACAAACGATTTCGGATTAGAAAGACACGAAGATGTTTTATGGGTCAGATCCCCTCTTTAATGTCCAAATAATTATAGATCATATGCTTAGAGGAAATAGGAGAGTGCTTGACAAAATAGATATTTAATTTCTGAAATATAATTCTAATATTAGTAAggttttgaacaataagaaaattataaatggtgatgaggatagtaattacgataagacttggcTGACGTCATCCGCGCCTCACAGCTCGGTCGGCGCGACGGTACCCGGTCAAAATACtgcccgaggcacattaacacccgcgcaggctcggttcttcacgccacgcaacGCCTGTGTCAGGCCACCATTTGCCCCGGCAAGTGAGCACATCAAACCACGGCAAGCttctctataaataccctcgcactctCAACGAGCAAAGGGGGACGAGGCAGGGGAGAACACGCTAGGGAGACACCTCAAACTCCTCTTTTCCTTTCTACCCCTCCACCATCTACTGACTCgattgtcggaggggtcgggtcgcgtctcccgacccgacctgtgtgcaggattaCAGACGGAGTGCGCGCCCAACCGAGGAGCCCCCTCCG of the Musa acuminata AAA Group cultivar baxijiao chromosome BXJ2-10, Cavendish_Baxijiao_AAA, whole genome shotgun sequence genome contains:
- the LOC108951412 gene encoding uncharacterized protein LOC108951412; its protein translation is MAPSLPVNGRAYGRLHAAALSRFGASKAQVGLAKIIAIISVSPPPHPEPEAAHHGDGDPEAAGGRKTPEEDSGFGVDLRLRLGPPHEIGGGSAAGDGPPADGVVVDTSWPVESGGDVHTAGKTSETVPAAAESQHSLSPAVSVACVGDALTVAKSSEGECDPEGEHGGESHEEIAEGDAKAEVFAEQEGTKGTEGAEAGTTTVTTTTVTTTSSTSSRGRGRGSDGCLDLLLEAVRQVSGDAFEDDMPGAEKVQPAAVTASTAEASHSPPSRTRRPAGGAGAKKRRDAEEWWIPLDLYEEETAPIVRSKRGRSQALPLRYRDSVLDPWGKPPALTRNGRAPRP